ACGGCGTCTTCGCGGCCGTCGAGGCCGAACTCGGCTCCGTCGACGTCCTCGTGAACAACGTCGGCGACTTCGCGCCCGATCACTGGGCCGAGATCGAGTTCGAGACCTGGAATCGGGTGCTCGAGACCAACCTCAACGGCACCTACCTCTGTTCGAAACGCGCCCTGCCGGCGATGCGCGAGGGGGAGTTCGGCCGGATCGTCAACGTCGGCTACGCCTCGAGCGAGAAGGGGCTGGTGAACCCGACGAACTTCCCGTACTTCGTGGCGAAAGCGGGCGTACTCATGTTCACGCGGATGCTCGCGGCCGACACGCGGGACGACGGGATCACGGTCAACGCCATCTCGCCGTACGTCGTCGAGAACTCCGACGAGTTCCCCGAGGAACTCCCCCGGGATCGACCTGCCTCGTTCGAGGACCTGATCAATCCGCTGCTGTTCTTCCTCGATCCCGACAGCGGGTACGTCAGCGGGGAGAACGTGGAGGTCGACGGCGGGTGGTTGCCCGAGACGGTGTGAGCCGGTACGAGCGGTCGGACCGCGGCGCGTCGCGCCGCGGGATGTTTTTGGTCCAGATTTTTCCGAGGAGCGGGTCT
This DNA window, taken from Natronococcus sp. CG52, encodes the following:
- a CDS encoding SDR family NAD(P)-dependent oxidoreductase is translated as MNELDLSNRTVLVTGSARGVGRELLLATADCGASAAVHYHTSADAARDVADEARERGAADVMTVQGDVTDPESVDGVFAAVEAELGSVDVLVNNVGDFAPDHWAEIEFETWNRVLETNLNGTYLCSKRALPAMREGEFGRIVNVGYASSEKGLVNPTNFPYFVAKAGVLMFTRMLAADTRDDGITVNAISPYVVENSDEFPEELPRDRPASFEDLINPLLFFLDPDSGYVSGENVEVDGGWLPETV